In the Campylobacter showae genome, one interval contains:
- a CDS encoding PaaI family thioesterase, protein MDENIYDDNSSDGVVLPEDENPFRNELKTSPNIKIGLSGTVTQLEPNHAKTRFFATSDMVADSEGLIHSGFVFSAASYAAMAAVNETFSVVIGAKIHFFAPTKLNEAIEFDARSHFNESKKREVRVTGKTNDIKVFEGTFQVVILEDHIFKIYKTNLQKQAAQRRNEEKRKEEAKQNA, encoded by the coding sequence ATGGACGAAAATATCTACGACGACAACAGTAGCGACGGGGTTGTTCTGCCCGAGGACGAAAATCCGTTTCGCAACGAACTAAAAACCTCGCCGAATATAAAAATCGGCCTAAGCGGTACTGTGACGCAGCTCGAGCCAAATCACGCTAAAACGCGTTTTTTCGCCACGAGCGACATGGTTGCCGATAGTGAGGGGCTTATACACAGCGGGTTTGTTTTCTCTGCGGCTAGCTACGCGGCGATGGCGGCGGTCAATGAGACTTTTAGCGTCGTTATCGGGGCTAAGATACATTTTTTTGCCCCGACCAAGCTAAACGAAGCGATCGAATTCGATGCGCGCTCGCACTTTAACGAGAGCAAGAAGCGCGAGGTGCGAGTAACTGGCAAAACAAACGATATAAAGGTGTTTGAGGGGACTTTTCAGGTTGTGATTTTAGAGGATCATATCTTTAAAATTTACAAAACCAACCTGCAAAAACAAGCCGCGCAAAGACGAAACGAAGAAAAACGCAAAGAAGAGGCGAAGCAAAATGCGTAA
- a CDS encoding MBL fold metallo-hydrolase — translation MKIFSKPCGDYQTNCYVVSKNGREIIIDPGQDSYDFVVKNSHAPLTILNTHGHSDHVLDNVSLKNFFNIPVYIHNSDNFMLHEDLWDAGQQPMYDAICVGGAKFEDVKFNIEDFEIEFMHFPGHTPGCCMVRVDDVIFSGDFLFRGSIGRYDFPFSNAEDMRQSLLKCKKIQGDFILHPGHGEKTTLKAERANLDFWIDMIGKEMRF, via the coding sequence GTGAAAATTTTTTCAAAACCATGCGGAGATTATCAAACCAACTGCTACGTAGTATCCAAAAACGGGCGCGAGATTATTATTGATCCAGGTCAAGATTCATATGACTTTGTCGTAAAAAATTCACACGCGCCGCTCACTATTTTAAACACTCACGGACACTCCGATCACGTTCTTGACAATGTTAGCTTAAAAAATTTTTTTAATATCCCGGTATATATCCATAATAGCGATAATTTCATGCTTCACGAAGACCTTTGGGATGCCGGACAGCAGCCGATGTATGATGCGATCTGCGTAGGCGGAGCGAAATTTGAGGACGTTAAATTTAACATAGAAGACTTTGAGATCGAGTTTATGCACTTTCCCGGACATACGCCGGGATGCTGTATGGTACGCGTGGACGACGTGATCTTTAGCGGAGATTTTTTGTTTAGGGGCTCGATCGGACGCTATGATTTTCCGTTTTCAAACGCCGAGGATATGCGCCAAAGCTTGCTAAAATGCAAAAAAATACAGGGAGATTTTATACTACATCCTGGTCACGGCGAAAAAACGACACTAAAAGCCGAACGGGCGAATTTGGACTTTTGGATAGATATGATAGGCAAAGAGATGAGATTTTAA
- a CDS encoding DegT/DnrJ/EryC1/StrS family aminotransferase has product MEEIAFYRPSIDEAETTLIKEALKDHGSVIVERLESELTEYFGVKHAITTNNNSAAHHLALCSMDLKRGDKIICSVNSTPSVAQAIRHFDAEPIFVDINEDDFNMNAESLRNTLKVHNHKKLKGIFVNHVAGQASDMDEIYAIAQEYDVKVLDDAGKSIGLTYNGVKIGSDSRSLISCFNVHSQLTNPIATAGFMLTDDDAVAERARLLRNHAIIKGGIDKDGNLGYVYDVVDIGVKYDLTGLCAAYAVAQFEKTDKFIARRRQIAAIYDKELADCPHVSLPIKKRDHVYIQYIIKIDKNRDGFAKELLERGIHTALHYKPMHLLSYYKSKYGLKVNSFPNALKTYQQVLSLPVYNALSDEEVAYICESVREIAKTRV; this is encoded by the coding sequence ATGGAAGAGATAGCGTTTTATCGACCGTCCATCGACGAGGCCGAAACCACGCTCATCAAAGAGGCTCTAAAAGACCACGGATCGGTGATCGTGGAGAGGCTGGAGTCCGAGCTTACGGAGTATTTTGGCGTAAAGCACGCCATCACTACAAACAACAACAGCGCCGCCCACCATTTGGCGCTTTGCTCGATGGATCTAAAACGCGGCGACAAGATCATCTGCTCGGTAAACTCCACTCCGAGCGTGGCGCAGGCGATCAGGCACTTTGATGCCGAGCCGATATTCGTCGACATCAACGAAGACGACTTTAATATGAATGCCGAGTCGCTACGAAATACCCTAAAAGTGCACAATCACAAAAAACTAAAAGGTATATTCGTAAACCACGTCGCGGGACAGGCTTCTGATATGGACGAAATTTACGCTATCGCACAGGAGTACGACGTAAAGGTACTAGACGATGCGGGCAAGTCCATCGGTTTAACCTATAACGGAGTTAAAATCGGCTCCGATAGCCGCTCGCTCATCTCTTGCTTTAACGTGCATTCGCAGCTAACTAACCCGATCGCGACGGCCGGCTTTATGCTGACCGACGACGACGCGGTCGCCGAGCGCGCTAGGTTGCTACGAAACCACGCGATCATAAAAGGCGGCATAGATAAAGACGGCAACCTAGGCTACGTCTACGACGTCGTCGATATCGGCGTGAAGTATGACCTCACCGGGCTTTGCGCGGCGTATGCGGTGGCTCAGTTTGAAAAAACGGATAAATTTATCGCTCGACGCAGACAGATCGCAGCTATCTACGACAAAGAGCTCGCAGACTGCCCGCACGTCTCGCTACCGATCAAAAAGCGCGATCACGTCTACATCCAGTACATCATCAAGATCGATAAAAACCGCGACGGGTTCGCTAAAGAGCTGCTAGAACGCGGCATCCACACGGCGCTTCACTATAAGCCGATGCACCTTTTGAGCTACTATAAAAGCAAATACGGGCTTAAGGTAAATTCCTTCCCGAATGCGCTAAAAACATATCAGCAGGTGCTTTCGCTGCCGGTTTATAACGCGCTTAGCGACGAAGAGGTCGCCTATATCTGCGAGAGCGTGCGAGAGATAGCCAAAACGCGTGTTTAA
- a CDS encoding NAD+ synthase, whose amino-acid sequence MKNYSQISLKLTEFLASYLEKSGAKGFVLGVSGGIDSAVVAALCARTGIETHALLMPTKYSNERNLNDALKLCEDLKITHKIIEIQPILDSFTAQIGEPPSNLRMGNLSARARMCLLYDYSAKINALVVGTSNKSERLLGYGTIYGDMACALNPIGELFKTEIYELAKELGIDEKIIAKAPSADLWEGQSDEADIGYSYERLDEVLRLAQSKSEDELAQEFDPKLVATIFSRMRANKFKLSLPPVASLDGE is encoded by the coding sequence ATGAAAAATTATTCGCAGATCAGCCTGAAGCTAACCGAGTTTTTGGCGAGTTACCTCGAAAAAAGCGGCGCAAAAGGATTTGTCCTGGGCGTTAGCGGCGGCATAGACTCTGCCGTCGTAGCCGCTCTTTGCGCACGCACGGGCATTGAAACGCATGCGCTTTTGATGCCGACGAAGTACTCGAACGAGCGAAATTTAAACGACGCGCTAAAGCTTTGCGAAGATCTAAAAATAACGCATAAAATCATCGAAATCCAGCCGATTTTAGATAGCTTTACCGCGCAAATCGGCGAGCCGCCGTCAAATTTGCGCATGGGAAATCTAAGCGCAAGGGCGAGGATGTGCCTACTATATGATTATTCGGCAAAGATAAACGCGCTAGTCGTGGGTACTAGCAACAAAAGCGAGCGCCTTCTTGGATACGGCACGATCTACGGCGATATGGCGTGCGCGCTAAATCCGATCGGCGAGCTCTTTAAGACTGAAATTTACGAGCTGGCTAAAGAGCTTGGCATCGATGAAAAAATCATCGCAAAAGCCCCGTCCGCCGACCTTTGGGAAGGGCAAAGCGACGAGGCCGACATAGGCTATAGCTACGAGCGGCTAGATGAGGTCTTGCGTCTAGCTCAGAGCAAAAGCGAGGACGAGTTGGCGCAAGAATTTGATCCAAAACTCGTCGCGACTATATTTTCAAGGATGAGAGCGAATAAATTTAAACTCTCGTTGCCGCCCGTTGCTAGCTTGGACGGCGAGTAA